The Coregonus clupeaformis isolate EN_2021a unplaced genomic scaffold, ASM2061545v1 scaf0098, whole genome shotgun sequence region agcatagattGTGTTAATCTTGTCTAAGAGGGAGGCTTCGGTGGGCACCACACAGCTGGATTTGCCTTTGTGGTCCGTGATAGCCAGTAGTCCTTGCCACATGCGTTGCGACCCCAAGTTGTTGGGGTTCTCTCTACTGACATTGAATGCTGCAGTATGGGCTCTCAGCATGGTACGGATTTCTATATTCATCCAGGGTTGTTGGTTGGGGTATGTCCGGATTGTTATTGTAATTACATTTCATAATGAAACCTGTGACTGACGATGTATATTCCTCAATATGGATGGGTGAGTCCTGGGTGGATAAATCTTTGAACATATTCCAATTAGTATTCTTAAACAGTCCTACAGCATTGAGTCTGCCTCTGTCCAGCACTTCACTATTCTCTGTGTtggtggctccctcttgagttgctgcttgtaagcggggagtaggaacagagACGTGATCTGATTGGCCGAAGTGGGGGCGGGGGACGGCTTTGTATGCGTCATGGATGTTTGTGTACACATGGTCCAGCACGTTGTTTCCTCTCGTGGGTCCGGATACGTGTTGGTGATACTTTGGAAGAATTTGTTTTAAActtgctttgttaaaatctccCGCGACAATAGACTTCTTCTGGGTGAGAGGATTCTTGTTGGCTAATGTTCTTGTACAGTTCGCTGAGTGCCGCCTTGATGTTTGCTTGTGGCGGTATGTACACAGCTGTGGTAATAACGCACGCCAATTCCCTCTGCATATAGTGGGGTCCGAATTTTAGCATCAAAAACCCCAGGTAGGGTGAACAGGAGCTTGAGATGTTTTTAACTTTGGTACACCAGGAAGTGTTGACGAGGAAGCATACGCCTCCCCCTACTCTTACCAGAAGCCGCCGTTCGATCCATACGGAAAATGGAAAAGTCGTCTGGTTGAATAGCAGAGTCAAGTGAATTGTCCATACGCCTTGTCTCTGTAAAAACCAAGACACAACATTCCCTGATGTCCCTCTGCGATTGAAGCCTTGCTCTGAGTTCACAATGTTCATTTTCCAGCGATTGGACATTAGCCATCAGGATGCTAGAAAGAGGAGGCCATGTAGCCTGTCTTTTCAGCCTAGCTTGGGGTCCCCCTTTCATTACTGTTCTTCGTCGCCGGCGTTGCCTTCTGTCGTCTCGGCCAGGAGCAACAGGTAAGTCCGCTGTGCGGAAACAAAGGAGCGAATGTAGTATCCCAGATCTGGGAGGCTGAGAGATAACTGTGTAGCTTCCGATTCATGATCCAGAAGTGTTTGTCGGTTGTAAGAAATGATTGCACAAACATTCTGAGCAAACAAAGTCATAATGAACGCAAAAATACCAATAAAAAAGCAAGTCGAGCAGGACGCGGCAAGACGTGCGCCCTCCTCAGTGCCCCAAAGGGCAAAGGTCATGAATGAATGACGGCATTATCTGTAGTGACTTTGCAAATGACCTAACAAGGGTATTTGTATTGTCTCCTTCTGCTGTCCTCCAGGTTCTTCATGAAACGTTTCCCCAGCACACATTTCTTATGAATGGTCTGATTCAAGGTGTTAAGGTAAGAGGCATTTCCATTTGGGTTGCTTTTAAGATTCAATGTTTCATTTTCTTCAAATGAGGAACTTTTATCTCAAAGTTGCGATGAGAGGATATTTGGTCACTATGCTCACCTTCTCATTTCAGACAGCCTTGTTCTTTTAGTTAATGTTTCTGGATAATTGTTTAGTTGATCTAGCTTTTGGGTGTAGGTGAGAGGTGCAGGGGAAACTCATACGTTTGTCAAGTTTCTACTAGGCATTGTCTTTTCACCTATCTGGTTTGTTCAGATCAGCATTAGTCAATGGTGACGAGCAGCGTATTACTGCATTGTAATATAACATCTTGTCATGTATGACATACAGATGGTTGTCAGTCAGAATCACAGAGGATTGAGCTTGCCTGATAACCCAGGTCTGCCCAAGGCTTGGTCATGACCGTCTTTGTGCTACATTCACTACCCACAGCAAGACTCCCTAATGTTACTATACTTCAGCTAGCTATGTCAAGGTCTTAGTGTGTTTAGGTGAGCAATTTTAACATTGATAATGTATCTCTTTCACACCTACTTTGAGTTGTGTGAAACGCCTGCCCATAGAGGTCTTGTGCTTATTGATGCATTTTTGGCGTAGCATTGTGATTACATTTTGCCTGTGTTGTGTGTAGGGGTTGCTGTCATTCCTGAGTGCCCCTCTGATAGGTGCCTTATCAGATGTTTGGGGCAGGAAGTCCTTCCTGCTGGTTACAGTGTTCTTCACCTGTGCCCCAATCCCCCTAATGAGGATAAGCCCATGGTAAGAGGCACTGGTAGACATAGCACCCTTTGTGCTCAGTCACATGCTTCTCATGTGAGTGATCTCTACAGCGCACTCTGTGGCTTCTGACTGCGAACCTGCTGGGAACATGGGTTGTATGTGGGCAATGGgaaaatctcaattgcatactcctcgcgtcctctctcttTGCCTCCTCCTCAAAACctattggatgagaaagccataggtccctcccctctgatcttctcctccaatgggttttgagaaggaggcaaggagaggacgTGAGGAGTAGGCAATTGAGATTCTCTCTGTGTTTTCTGCTGATGCTTACCTCCTCTCACTGAGAGAAATGTATGTCTGCTGCTGAATTAAAACACAACTTTGTTTTCAAGATACATTTCTCAGTGTTGAATATTTGTGACATTTCCCCTGTTTCGAGTAAGAATTTTACTTTTGAATGTTTCTCTGCAGGTGGTATTTTGCCATGATATCAGTCTCGGGCATCTTCGCTGTGACTTTCTCTGTAATCTTTGCGTATGTAGCAGACATCACTGAAGAACATGAAAGAAGCACAGCATATGGACTGGTAATGGCTCTTGTCTGTCTTAACATCTTATCCCCCACCACCCTTATGACTTAGATGTTAAAGATGATCAAATCAATTAACACACAAATGTTGAGGATGTTCCACCTTCTCCTTCTGCTTCAGGTGTCCGCAACGTTTGCCGCCAGTTTGGTCACTAGTCCAGCCATTGGCGCCTACCTTTCTGCAAATTACGGCGACAGTTTGGTGGTGCTAGTGGCCACTATCATCGCCGTGGTGGATATCGCCTTTGTCCTGTTGGTCGTGCCAGAATCTCTCCCAGACAAAATGAGACTGACGTCCTGGGGGTCGCCTATCTCTTGGGAGCAAGCCGACCCCTTTGCTGTGAGTGACATTGACATAACCTTACCCAAATTAAATAAGCTGTTAGGCTAAAGCCTGATTTATACCTTAGTACATATGCAACGCAAGAAAGCAATTAGCTCCGCAAAATGGCGATCTTGCAGAGTAAAAAATTGCAGGGCTGCATATGTCTGCATATTATGGCTACGCAGGATCGTGATTTTGCATTCTTGCGTACGGTGGTAGGGTACAAATTAGCCTTAAGTCTTACAGCTGTTCAATATGTTTAGAATTTCACTGTGATACTCAATGTTGACCACTTGGTTTCTCTTCCTCACATGTCATTCGTCCACAGTCTCTTAGGCGAGTGGGAAAGGACCCGACAGTGCTGCTCATATGTGTCACAGTGTTCCTGTCCTACTTGCCAGAGGCAGGCCAGTACTCCAGCTTCTTCCTCTACCTGCGACAGGTGAGACTGGTTATAAGTCAGTTATAACAGGTTATAAGTATGCCTTTGTTTCTTTCTGATCATGGGAAGTCTTAAGTCATTCTAGCATTGTTATCAATCTTTATGTAATGTTATCTGACCAGTGTTGGCAACAGTTTTGCAGTGAGATTCGCTATTGGCTCCTTGATTTGTCACTAGAAGTCGCTAGATGATGTTTTGCCGTCACAGCACCAATTTGGCTTgctgcggtcctctgtagctcagctggtagagcacggcgcttgtaacgccaaggtagtgggttcgatccccgggaccacccatacacaaaaaaatttatgcacgcatgactgtaagtcgctttggataaaagcgtctgctaaatggcttattattattattattattattattattattattattatgtagcgTTTTCGCCCCCTCTGTCGCCGCACATCCCCTCCCCTTGTGCTTCTCAGCCTATGTGTGCGCCGTTGCTGTGACTTCTGTTGCACAGACAGCTTCTCCCACTCTCATTTGCAGCATAATTTAGTGGGAAAAGTTGCTGTCAAAACCATAGAAGGCCTCTGTGTCAAAACTTCCCAAAGGCAGCCTGAAAAGTAGCTGAATTTGTCGCTAGAACCAATAAAAGTCGctggaggggtctgaaaactcgcttAGTATAACGACAGTCACAAAATTGGCAACACTGCATCTGCCTTGTCTAAATTAATTTGATATTTTGAGGGTGACGTGTATACTACACTTTTATCTACACTGTGTAATAGGAGATGCACTGTGCTTTGTGTTCCTTTTCAGGTTATTGAATTTTCACCTGCAGCAATTGCTGCTTTTATAGCAATGGTCGGGATCCTCTCTATTATCGCTCAGGTATTGTGTTGCCGTATTAGTATTTATTCTattcatcaactgtgaaaagtgTCACTTTTTACAATGTTCCACGTCACTATTTACCTCAGCAAACTATTAAAAGAAGATCATGAAGAATATAATATTTTGGATTTACTGTAATAATTGTTCTCTTCCCTTTTCTTTTAACAGACATTGCTCTTAACCTATTTTATGAGAACTATCGGGAATAAAAACACAGTGTTACTTGGACTGGGGTTTCAGTTGTTCCAGCTAGCCTGGTATGGCTTTGGATCAGAACCATGGTAAGTTTGAGTTTGATCCACAGCCAAAATGATATCTCATACGTGCTAGAATTCATAGAGTTGGTCTTTTAGTCTTTAGTGTTGTCCAGCTGTCCAAGTGTTGGCACCGCGTGGGTGTTGAGGGGATTTGTCCATTGTCCGTGTGAAATAGCTCTAACCCCACTGTGGGACCTCCTGTCTTTCAGGATGATGTGGGCCGCGGGTACAGTCGCAGCCATGTCCAGTATCACCTTCCCTGCAGTCAGTGCTTTGGTGTCCCGGATAGCAGCCCCTGATCAGCAAGGTAAGACAACACCGGTCTCCTCTCTGTggctctcccttctcccctccacACGTCGCCCTTACACGCAGCTGCAGAGGTCACTGCCACTGACCAACTAAAGAGCAACAGCTGACATGTGACAACTGATTCATGCTTTGGGCCATGTAATCTCTATCTTGCTCTTCCTTTCACCATAACAGGCAGGAATCATTATGCTTTTTATACCCTTTCTACCTGAGGTGTCTGAAAGGAGGTGAATTGTGAGTTTTTCTGTGCCGTCAGAGTAAAATCTGTCTTTGGTACGTTTACAGGTTGTGTCCAGGGAATGATTACGGGTATCAGAGGCCTATGCAATGGGCTGGGTCCAGCTCTGTACGGCTTCATATTCTTCCTGTTCAACGTGGAGCTGAACGAGCTTGACCCTGTGACAGGAAGAAACAAAAGCACACCTCAGGTGCCCAGCGAGGTACAGAGCCCAGAATACGCTTACATCTTTAATGTCATGGCTGTGTAACTCTGATGAGATCATATGAGTGCACCTGTGTTCGTGTGGTGGTGAATGGGATAGTCAGTTTGCTGTAGGCCcaaagagcacacaaaaaacCTTCTGTTGGCTAAGTTTTTTATTTTCCATGTAGTCTTTTTCCCCATTTGTATAGAGTTGGATTAGTAAAACTAAAAAAGTTATCTCTGTAAGAGAAGCTTCTTCTACTTTTTGATGATGGTTAAAATAATAATGATCAAAGTAACACCTATCATcaataaatacagtgcattccgaaaatattcagaccccttccctttttccacattttgttacgtaaaagccttattctaaaatggattaaataaaaatctacatacaataccccataatgaaaaagcgaaaacaggtttttagaaaattttgcaaatgtattacaagtattcagaccctttgctatgagactcgaaattgagctgaggtgcatcctgtttccattgatcatccttgagatgtttctacaacttgattggagtccacctgtggcaaattcaattaattggacatgatttagaaaggcacacacctgtctatataaggttgcacagttgacagtgcgtgtcagagcaaaaaccaagccatgaggtcgaaggaattgtccatagagctccgagacaggactgtgtcgaggcacagaactggggaagggtaccaaaaaatgtctgcagctttgaaggtccccaagaacacagtggcctccatcattcttaaatggaagaagtttgaaaccaccaagactcttcctagagctggccgcccagccaaactgagcaatcgtgggaaaagggccttggtcagggaggtgaccaagaatccgatggtcactctgacagagctccagagtttctctgtggagatggaagaaccttccagaaggacaaccatctctgcagcactccaccaatcagacctttatggtagagtggccagacggaagccactcctcagtaaaaggcacagcccgcttggagtttgccaaaaggctcttaaaggactctcagatcatgagaaacaagattctctggtatgatgaaaccaagattgaactctttggcctgaatgccaagcgtcacgtctggaggaaacctggcaccatccctacggtgaagtatggtggtggcagcatcatgctgtggggatgtttttcagcggcagggactgggagactagtcaggatcaagggaaagatgaatggagcaaagtacagagagatccttgatgagaacctgctccagagagctaaggacct contains the following coding sequences:
- the mfsd14bb gene encoding hippocampus abundant transcript-like protein 1 yields the protein MTQEKIPTETNDIMLVRNMRDGTPHTGRAKVSHAVVVIFLEFFAWGLLTTPMLTVLHETFPQHTFLMNGLIQGVKGLLSFLSAPLIGALSDVWGRKSFLLVTVFFTCAPIPLMRISPWWYFAMISVSGIFAVTFSVIFAYVADITEEHERSTAYGLVSATFAASLVTSPAIGAYLSANYGDSLVVLVATIIAVVDIAFVLLVVPESLPDKMRLTSWGSPISWEQADPFASLRRVGKDPTVLLICVTVFLSYLPEAGQYSSFFLYLRQVIEFSPAAIAAFIAMVGILSIIAQTLLLTYFMRTIGNKNTVLLGLGFQLFQLAWYGFGSEPWMMWAAGTVAAMSSITFPAVSALVSRIAAPDQQGCVQGMITGIRGLCNGLGPALYGFIFFLFNVELNELDPVTGRNKSTPQVPSEKPTIPGPPFLFGACLVLLALLVAIFIPEHHSIAVKTCTGTRKTSTSNNLSLNPLPASDEDIEPLLQDSSM